The Acidobacteriota bacterium genome contains the following window.
AAACCAAGCACTGCCTTTAACCCATGAACTACGCTGACTTGTCACATCACGCGAATCAAAAAAATCGTCGCGCCGCGCCGGGCGGGGCGCAGCCTGCTCATTTTCCGCTTGACCCCGAAACCGTCTTTAGAGATGTTCCGTTATTTCCGGCTGTTCCGTCATCTCGTTTTGCTATCAGAAAAGTACAGCTACCGGGTTTAACGAAAGCTGAGCCGATATTCCTTTCCCGTTAGCAGCTTCAAGGTGGTTAATCCTCAGCCGGTTTGATTCCAGCCAAATGCCTACCATTTTCGCTGACTGAATCGAACTGCTGTCCGAAGCGCACTTTGTATTCGCCCGCAAAATCAGGCCGCAACATCGCCAGCGTGGCCTAGCCCGCCGCCCGTGTAAAGCCACTCCCAACGTGCCGCGCCCTGAAATTTCAAGTGGGCTACTTATCTTTGTGAATGACAATGCTGCCGCCCCCAAGCGCCTGCGGGTTGGCACTGTCAAGCTCATCCGAGTCGCCCCGTTTGTTGTCGTAGATGACTCCACCGCTGGCATTGTCCCAAATCTTGATGCGGAACTTATCCACGCCGCCGCCGCCGTTGATCTGCCCGTCAATGGCGGTCAGCATGAACCTATAGTCGCCCGCGCCGTTGACCTTCCCAGAGCCTTTGTATTGCGCTTTAGCCCCGGCCACCACCAGCCACTCGTAGACTGTGCTCTGGAAATTGAAGTTGCCGGCTTTGAATTGGAACTCGGTGTTGCCGGTCGGGACGTTGGCCCCTCGCTCGTACTTGGAGACGAAGCCGAAGTTTGCCCGCCCAGTCAAAGTTGGGTCAGGCCCGTAGGCCCCGGCGGGCGAGTCAATCCAACCGCCGCCCGTGACAAAGCCGCCGTTCGGGTCATAAACGACGACGTATTGGAAGATCGCCTGGCCCACGCCGCCATCATCGTCCGTCACCGTCAGCTTGATTTCATAGACGCCCGCGGCAGTGAAGCTGTGGCTTCCGCTGACCGAGCCAGAGCCATTCGACTCCGTCACCGTGCCCGCTGAGCTTGGGTTGCTAGGATCATCCCAATTCCAAACCGCTGTGTGCGTATCGCGCGTGCCCGGATCGGTGAAGCTCGCGCTGGGATTGAGCGTGGTGTTGACCGGGATCGGGTCTAGGGGCGCAGTGATCGCCCCGACTGTGGGCGCAACGTTGAGCACAGTGAGGATCGCAGCGATAGAGTTCAGGCCGCCGCACGCGCCAGTGACGATGACATCGTAAGCACCAGCGTCGCTTGAGTTGACCGCAGCAATAGTGAAGCTGCTATTGGTTGCTCCGCTGATGGCCACGCCACCTTTGCGCCATTGATAGGACAAAGCAGTGCCGGTGGCGGTTACCGAGAAAGTGGCCGGTTGGCCTTCGTACTTGGTTAAGTTCGCCGGTGGGCTAGTAATTTTCGTGGACGCATTGACGGTCAAGGTTGCAATCCTTGAGGCCAGACTGTTGCACGTACCGCTGACCACTACATCGTAAGAGCCAGCGTCGTTGCTGCTCACCGCCGCAATGGTGAAGCTGTTGTTGGTCGCGCCAGGAATGTTGCCGCCATTCTTGCGCCACTGATAGCTCAGCCCTGTGCCAGTAGCGATGACGGAGAAGGTGGCCGATTGACCCTCACATTTCGTCAGACTCGCCGGTTGATTCGTAATCAGCGGCGCAGTATTGACCGCTAAGGTGGCGGCATTGGAAGTAGCACTGCCACAAGCGCCGGTCACTACCACGTCGTAAGAGCCGGCGTCGCCTGCCACGACTGAGGCAAGGTTGAAAGTGCTACTGGTTGCGCCGGAGATGGCCGTTCCATTTTTGCGCCATTGATAAGTCAACCCATTGCCAGTCGCCGCCACCGCGAACGTCGCTGCTTGGGTTTCGCACTTGGTCAAGCTGACCGGTTGGCTCGTAATCACGGGCGCATTGCTGCCGAAACTAACTGCGACAGTGAAGAAACCGCTGTTATCACTGAAACGAGTGTCATTGATGCCAAGCGACAATTGATTGGCGCCGGTTGGAACGGTGAGTGTCTTTGGCCCGTTCCCGATGGGAAACGGATAGCCCACAATCACTCCGTTATTGGTAAAGGCGCCGACCAGCGCCAGCGCCAACAAGTCAGGTCTGGGATTCATAAAGAAAGCGGGGAAGCAACCGAAATTCTCACAGTTATTCCTCACGTAGCCCGGCAAGCCGTTCGCATCGTTAAACGGATAACCTGCCCCAGCCTGCACCGTGCCACTGAGATAGGTAATCGTGAGCGTACTGCCCGGCGTAAAGTCTGCGCCGTTCGCAGCGTCAATCACGACGGGCGGAGTATTGTCGTGCGTGCCGTAATCAAAGGTGGGATTCAGGCCTTGTAGCCACGGGCCTGTGGTGCTCAGTATTGGCACTGTCGCCGTTGCTCCAACCTCGACCGCACCGATGTCGGAGGCCGCACCCAGTGGCCGGTTGACACCGCGCTGATCGGTTGTGACCGGAACGCCGGTAACGTCCGTGCTATCGGCAACCGGCACTGCGTTGATTGCCGGGCTGTTGCAGAGCGGCATGTGCGTCGGCGTTGGTCCGCCATTATTCGTGAGCGGGCCAAGCAATGGATTGGCAATAACCATGTCGCCCGGGCCAGTGAGCCCGCAACTGCTGTCGCCCGCTATATTATGACCACCCGATATGGGTGTGACGGCATAACAGGCTGAGGTAGGGCCGAAGGCTCGTGTCGGGCTGGCCAGGATGCTGTTCTTCACAATAACGTCGCCAGGAATTCCGGATTCCACTCCGATGGCGTAACCTGGGCCATAAGGCTGACCTGCGGCATTTATACCTTGGGCATTTTGGTTCTCGAAAATGGTGCTGAAGGCAATGTACGCCTGGGCAACGTCATCAGAGCAAGGACTGCTTAGCAAGATGCCGCCCCCGACCCTGCCCGTTGTGTTATAGCTGACCGTGCTATTTAGCAGGGTCAGCTTTCCACAGAAGTTGTTAATACCCCCGCCTCCGTTTTGTGTGATGGTGCTATTTTGAATAACCGCAGCGCCGTGCGTGATGCCCAAGGCTCCCAGGGTGGCACCCGTGAGGGTCATTCCGTTCAGCGTGAGATTTGCGTTGTAGGCGTGATGGTAACCTGAGTTCGAACTGGAGACTGCAACAATCACAAAGTCGGGTGTGCCTGCGCCATTACTGCGTTGAATTGTTGAGCCATTGCCGTTGATCGTGAGTTGGCTTCTGATGTACGGCAGGCCGGCCGGTCCGGGAGCACCAGATTCCCCCAAACCGTAATCGGCGACGGCAGTCAAAGTGTAGGTCCCGTTCGGCGCCAGATTGATCGTCGTCGGGCACCCATTCGTATTGGCGGTGTTGATGGCAGCGATCAGTCCAGCTACGTCTCCGTCTGCGATATTGACAACAGGTCCCGCTGTGATAGTGACCGCCAAGCCCGTACTGTCGGCGTTATAATTGCCATTGGAGCCAATGCCGACGACGAAATCGAGTGTTTCACCTGCAGTGAGATAGCGCGTGAGGTTAAACGGCGCCTGATTGCCGAATCCGTTGATATTCCCATCAAACAACGCAGTGGTTGAATTCTGCCGGATATGTACGTCTGAAGTAGTGTTCCGCGTGTCAAGCCCCTGAAATAAACCAACGGCATTGAACCATCCATTTGATGGCGCAGTCCAGCGAAGGACGCTTAACTTGCCTGAATAACTTGGATGCAGATTCAACATATTTGCAGGCTGAGAAACACCACTTGCATAGTTGAGGGTTATTCCCGTGTGGTTGAAGCTCACGAGCGGGAAGTTGAAATCGCCGGTAGGACCATCAGGACCTTCCCAGGTGTCGAGACCCTGGTAAACGGTTCTTTCTGCTGCGTTGAGCGTGAACGCCCCCCCAAGCGTCGCTTCCCAACCATATGACCAGGAGCCGTTGGGATTCGAAGTAGTTGAAAAACCACCAACGGCGTCATAGGTGGCCACCGCGCACGATGCACTTCCGGCCGTTGCGCTCTGTCGCGGTGTCATGGCGACGATGGACACGATGAAAGCTGCCAACGAGACAGCCCATAGAATTCTTGGTCTAGGCATTGGAAATTCTCCCTATCGAAGAGTGTTGAGCGGACGAGAACGGCTCGAACCGGCAAGCTGGCTCTGCCGCCGCTCTCGCTGTTTCCCTGATTCACCCCCCTTAAGCGAGAATTTCCGCCGAATTGCATCATTCGCGCGAATTTTTTTGTCGAACGCCGGCAATTCTGTTAAAGAGCATCCCCTGAAACGAGCTTGGAAACGCGGCGGCGGCAACAGCGCCTGCCACTCTGACCGACATGGCAGCTTTACCAGACGAGATCACACAACTCTTGCTCAATTGGAACAACGGCGACCAGGCTGCGTTGGCCGAGTTGATTCCGCTCGTGGACGCTGAGTTGCGGCGGCTGGCGCGGCATTACCTGGCGCGCGAGAATTCCGGTCACACCCTGCAAACCTCGGCGCTCATCAACGAGGCCTACATTCGTTTGCTCGATCAGCCGAACATGCCGTGGCAGAATCGGGCGCACTTTTTCGGCGTCGCGGCCCAGGTAATGCGCCACGTTCTGATTGATCATGCGCGCCGGTATTGTTATGCGAAACGCGGCGGCGGGGCGCACAAAGTTCCGCTCGATGAGGTGCTGATCGTGAATGACCAGCGCGCCGAGGAGTTGGTGGCGCTCGACGACGCGCTGCAAACGCTGGCGACGCTCGATCCCCGCAAGAGCCAGATCATCGAATTACGTTTCTTTGGCGGCCTGAGCATCGCGGAAACTGCCGAGGTGTTGAAGCTCGCGCCGATCACCGTGACCCGCGAGTGGCGCGCAGCCAAGGCCTGGCTGCGGCGTGAAATGAATAAGACATGATGCATTTCCTTTGAAATTCTCGCTTAGATCGGTTTGCACTTCGGTGTATGGCAAAAAGCCGCGCCGCGGTACTGTCCCGGCGCAGCGCGCCTACCGTACACGCAAATGAAAACCGATCTAGGGGGATAGGAACGTAGCGTATCCGCGAGGGCGTGAGTCATGACTCCTGAACGTTGGCAACGAGTTGACGAAATCTTCCAGACTGCCATTGAGTTGAAGGCAGAAGAACGCGCGGTTTTCGTCGAGAGCGCCTGCGCTGGCGACGAGCAACTGCGCCGCGAAGTTGACTCGCTCATGGCGGCGGACGAGCAAGGGTTGAACCTCGTTGAGGAGTCTGTGCTACAGGTAGCAGCCGGTTTGCTGGCAACGGGTGAGCCTGAACTAGCAGAAGGCCAGGCCATCGGCCATTACGAGATCGTCGGGCTGATTGGCAGGGGCGGCATGGGGGAGGTTTACCTCGCCACCGACACGCGGCTCAAGCGCCGTGTCGCGCTCAAGTTCTTGCCTGCGGCTTACACCAGCCACCCCGACCGCCTGCGCCGCTTTCAGCAGGAAGCGCAAGCGGCCTCGGCGCTGAATCATCCCAACATCCTGACGATTTATGAACTCGGCAAGGTAAACGAGCAGCAGTTCATTGCAACCGAGTTTGTCGAAGGCGAAACGTTGCGGCAGCGGCTGAAGCGCGCGCCGCTCACCCTGGTTGAAACACTCGAACTCGCCCTCCAAATCGGCAGCGCGCTCAGCGCCGCGCACGCTGCCGGCATCGTCCATCGTGACATCAAGCCGGAAAACATCATGGTGCGCCGCGACGGTTACCTCAAAGTCCTGGACTTCGGCCTCGCCAAGCTCACCGAACAGCACGAGCCTGTGACGCGGGCGCATACTGCCGCGCCAAAGTCCGGGGACGCAAACATCTCCTCCGGTTTGGTACTGGGCACGGTGAAATACATGTCGCCTGAACAGGCGCATGGTCTGCCGGTAGACGCACGCAGTGATATTTTCAGCTTCGGCGTGGTGCTTTACGAGATGCTGACGGGCCGCAAGCCCTTTGACGGTGAAACGACCAGCCACGTCATTGCGGCGCTCCTCGAACATGACCCGGCTGCGGTCTCGACGATTTCACCAGGGATACCGCCAGACCTTGAGCGTGTGGTTACGCGGGCTTTGCAGAAGGACTGCCAAGCGCGCTATCAGACCGCAGCGGAATTGATCGAGGCGTTGAAACAAATCAAGCATCAACTTGGCGCACCGGAACAATCCACAAAGAAGCCAGGCAGCTTACAGGGAGAGGTCGCGACAGCGCCTCAAACCTGGAACGCAGACCTCATTGGCGGAATTCGCCGCCACTTCCGCAGCCTCGCATCCGGCACCTTTGGCTTTGCCGCAGTTGTTGCAGCAGTCTTCTACTTTGCCTCGTCATCTGAATCTGGCAAGCCGATCAACTCCATCGCCATACTGCCGTTTGCTCATGTTAGTTCCGATGCGAATGGAGAGTATGTAGCCAGCGGAATCGCTGATTATTTGACCAACCGCCTCGCGCGCTTACCGGCATTGACCGTGCTTGCGAGCAGCGCGGCAGCGCGCTCCAAAACAAGTAACCCGCTGACCGTCAGTCAGGATGCGCGCGCGCTTGGCAATCAACTGCACGTCGAGGCGGTGGTGGCGGGCCAGGTGACGCTGCAAGACAATCGCCTGCAAATCCGCGTTGAACTGGTTGATGTGCGCGGCAATGGTTCGCGCTGGGCCAGACAGTACGAGCGGGATGCGGCGGACATCCTGAGCACGCAGGACGACCTTGTGCGGGAGCTTTCGGCGCAACTCCGGGCGAACTTAACGCCCAACGAAGCGCGCCAACTCGCCAAGCGTTCGACTGAGAGCCGCGAGGCCTATCAGTCCTATCTCAGAGGCCGCTACCACTGGAACAAGCGAACCGAACCTGAACTCCGCAAAGCGGTCGCCTTCTTTGATGAAGCCAGCGGGCTTGATCCTCAATATGCCCTGGCGTATGCCGGTTTGGCTGACGCTTATCAGGTCTTGGCTTTGCACGGACCGTTGTCGCCGCAAGAGTATTGTCCACGGGCCAAGGCGGCGGCGGAGCAGGCGCTCAAGCTGGATGACACGCTCGCCGAAGCCCATACCGCGTTGGCTTACGTCAAATTCCTTCACGAATGGGATTGGCCGGGCGCTGAGGCTGAATTCAAGCGCGCCATCAAACTCAATCCCAACTACGCCACGGCTCATCAATGGTATGGTGAGTATCTGGGAAATATGGGCCGCCCCTGGGAGGCTTTAAGTGAGCGGGAGCGCGCGCTCAGACTCGATCCGCTTTCGCCCATCATCACGGCAGAGCTAGGCTTTTCCTATCTCGAAGCGCGCCAATATGACCGGGCGGTCGAAGAATATCGCAAAGCGACCGAACTGTACCCGGACTTCGCCCCGGCGCATAGCTTCCTCGCAGGTGCTTACGAAGCAAGTGGCCTTTATGACCAAGCCATAGCCGAAAACCAGAAGGCGATCACTTTGGCGGCTGATGGCTATGACCTCGCTTCGCTAGCACGCATATACGCAGGAGCGGGAAGACGCCTGGACGCGCAAAAGTTATTGGCGGAAATCACGCTGAACATAAAGCACAAATACTACCCAGCGACGCACATCGCCGCAGCGTATGCAGCCCTCGGCGATAAAGACAAAGCGTTCGAATGGCTCGACAAGGCGTATGAACACAGGGACTGGGGCTTAGTCCTGCTCAAGGTTTATCCCATCTTTGATAGCCTTCGCGCTGATCCGCGCTTCGCAGAGTTGTTGCAGCGGATGAATTTTTCTGGCTGACGCGGACAAAGAGTCCGGAAAGTCTGCGCGCTAAGCTTCGGCGGACGGACGTTACATCGCATTCTTCTCAGCACTCATCAACGAAAACGTAAGCGATATTC
Protein-coding sequences here:
- a CDS encoding protein kinase, giving the protein MTPERWQRVDEIFQTAIELKAEERAVFVESACAGDEQLRREVDSLMAADEQGLNLVEESVLQVAAGLLATGEPELAEGQAIGHYEIVGLIGRGGMGEVYLATDTRLKRRVALKFLPAAYTSHPDRLRRFQQEAQAASALNHPNILTIYELGKVNEQQFIATEFVEGETLRQRLKRAPLTLVETLELALQIGSALSAAHAAGIVHRDIKPENIMVRRDGYLKVLDFGLAKLTEQHEPVTRAHTAAPKSGDANISSGLVLGTVKYMSPEQAHGLPVDARSDIFSFGVVLYEMLTGRKPFDGETTSHVIAALLEHDPAAVSTISPGIPPDLERVVTRALQKDCQARYQTAAELIEALKQIKHQLGAPEQSTKKPGSLQGEVATAPQTWNADLIGGIRRHFRSLASGTFGFAAVVAAVFYFASSSESGKPINSIAILPFAHVSSDANGEYVASGIADYLTNRLARLPALTVLASSAAARSKTSNPLTVSQDARALGNQLHVEAVVAGQVTLQDNRLQIRVELVDVRGNGSRWARQYERDAADILSTQDDLVRELSAQLRANLTPNEARQLAKRSTESREAYQSYLRGRYHWNKRTEPELRKAVAFFDEASGLDPQYALAYAGLADAYQVLALHGPLSPQEYCPRAKAAAEQALKLDDTLAEAHTALAYVKFLHEWDWPGAEAEFKRAIKLNPNYATAHQWYGEYLGNMGRPWEALSERERALRLDPLSPIITAELGFSYLEARQYDRAVEEYRKATELYPDFAPAHSFLAGAYEASGLYDQAIAENQKAITLAADGYDLASLARIYAGAGRRLDAQKLLAEITLNIKHKYYPATHIAAAYAALGDKDKAFEWLDKAYEHRDWGLVLLKVYPIFDSLRADPRFAELLQRMNFSG
- a CDS encoding sigma-70 family RNA polymerase sigma factor, which translates into the protein MAALPDEITQLLLNWNNGDQAALAELIPLVDAELRRLARHYLARENSGHTLQTSALINEAYIRLLDQPNMPWQNRAHFFGVAAQVMRHVLIDHARRYCYAKRGGGAHKVPLDEVLIVNDQRAEELVALDDALQTLATLDPRKSQIIELRFFGGLSIAETAEVLKLAPITVTREWRAAKAWLRREMNKT